The Vidua macroura isolate BioBank_ID:100142 chromosome 9, ASM2450914v1, whole genome shotgun sequence genome has a window encoding:
- the ODF2L gene encoding protein BCAP isoform X2, with translation MSSSSKASLSLPVHDCTAPSLDFDLQEKFILLLIVEEKATESCTVLHKGKTHVPPGETGKMCSLIQPDKKDCHRTTKAIQDGKYFTDLSKESDSLEHQLNSKNIDTWMQELSESEIQNTNLRKKILEREKQIKELSSMLQYEKIKIQKGDHLSRSVKEVQAHLQSQIERKEAENDELKVKIQTLENKIAEWKHQIGEYKGQKLALKETSEQKKIALEKAIRFQKQRAQRLEEAVKDVTSKIKEHEVKLHEILSASDVWKKQHDRIVEEKTMLEVQIEALENESFGSIVYYRELACLTSQIRGLMEDMERREEWRRNSEEEILGKLNSVNSENEKIYLENKKLKASLAMLEESTVSVEYELLHMQEKAKLQENLVEQHKNEVQKKQIAVEELKSRYKTVLNENKKITENKYLEADKVRHKMEAELKELEHVWDSLKAAEENQQKLLAWERIRAQKCKTLREQELQPENEFSWTLFFSDINFYGRDNHSVTSMGNLCLEEEICNIQKKYEDLQRQLGQMEYQNKELAHQLTKEDESLRSSKLQLEEKIAEYNALTRQLESALEEGRKMVAEEWEKMSYKEQAFQTKLLLLEAEVRKRQEEKNQLLCLFHHNEKHYEVRLKELENSLQKSVIKNQIIQNYVQFLKDAYVTMFG, from the exons ATGTCATCATCATCAAAAGCATCCTTGTCTTTACCTGTACATGACTGTACTGCTCCTTCCTTGGACTTTGATCTTCAGGAAAAGTTTATTCTTCTTCTCATTGTTGAG GAAAAAGCTACAGAGAGTTGCACTGTATTACACAAG GGAAAAACACACGTGCCACctggagaaacaggaaaaatgtgttCACTGATTCAGCCAGATAAAAAGGATTGTCACAGAACTACAAAAGCCATCCAAGATGGGAAGTATTTTACTGATCTGAGCAAAGAATCTGACAGTCTAGAGCACCAA TTAAACAGTAAAAACATTGACACTTGGATGCAGGAGCTAAGTGAAAGTGAAATTCAGAATACT aatctcaggaaaaaaatacttgaaaggGAGAAACAGATTAAAGAACTTTCATCCATGCTCCAGTATGAAAAA ATCAAGATACAGAAAGGGGATCACCTGTCAAGATCAGTAAAGGAAGTACAAGCTCACCTGCAGAGTCagattgaaagaaaagaagcagaaaatgatgaattaaaagtgaaaatacag actctagaaaataaaatagcagaatGGAAACATCAAATTGGTGAATACAAGGGCCAGAAGTTAGCCTTAAAGGAAACAAGTGAGCAAAAGAAGATAGCTCTGGAAAAAGCAATAAGGTTCCAGAAACAAAGAGCTCAACGCTTAGAAGAAGCTGTGAAAGATGTAACCtctaaaataaaagaacat GAAGTCAAACTGCATGAGATACTGTCAGCCTCTGATGTCTGGAAAAAACAGCATGATAGAATAGTTGAAGAAAAGACAATGTTAGAAGTTCAAATTGAAGCTCTTGAAAA tGAGAGTTTTGGAAGCATTGTGTATTATAGAGAACTTGCCTGTCTAACAAGTCAGATCAGAGGCCTGATGGAAGACATGGAAAGAAGGGAGGAGTGGAGAAGAAACTCAGAAGAGGAAATTCTTGGAAAGCTAAATTCTGTTAactctgaaaatgaaaagatttaccttgaaaacaaaaaattaaag GCTTCCCTTGCTATGTTGGAGGAAAGTACAGTGTCTGTTGAATATGAGTTGCTACATatgcaagaaaaagcaaagctgcaggaaaacctTGTAGAACAGCATAAAAATGAG GtacaaaaaaaacaaattgcAGTGGAAGAATTGAAATCCAGGTATAAAACAGtcttaaatgaaaacaaaaaaataacagaaaacaaatacttAGAAGCAGATAAG GTGAGGCACAAAATGGAGGCTGAGTTAAAGGAGTTAGAACATGTTTGGGACTCACTGAAAGCAGCTgaggaaaaccagcaaaagCTTCTGGCCTGGGAAAGGATCCgtgcacagaaatgcaaaaccctcagggagcaggagcttCAG CctgaaaatgaattttcctggactctttttttctctgacatcAATTTCTATGGCAGg GATAACCATAGTGTAACTTCTATGGGCAATCTTTGCTTAGAGGAAGAGATCTGTAACATTCAGAAGAAATACGAAGATCTTCAAAG GCAATTAGGACAGATGGAATATCAGAATAAAGAACTTGCTCACCAGCTCACAAAAGAAGATGAGAGTCTTCGGAGTAGTAAATTGCAGCTTGAAGAGAAAATTGCAGAATATAATGCATTAACCAGACAACTTGAATCTGCTTtggaagaagggagaaaaatg GTAGCtgaagaatgggaaaaaatgtcatACAAAGAACAAGCCTTTCAGACAAAACTGCTACTTCTTGAAGCTGAAGTGAGAAAgaggcaagaagaaaaaaaccaactccTCTGCTTATTTCACCAT
- the ODF2L gene encoding protein BCAP isoform X5 — protein MSSSSKASLSLPVHDCTAPSLDFDLQEKFILLLIVEEKATESCTVLHKGKTHVPPGETGKMCSLIQPDKKDCHRTTKAIQDGKYFTDLSKESDSLEHQVRKHLNSKNIDTWMQELSESEIQNTNLRKKILEREKQIKELSSMLQYEKIKIQKGDHLSRSVKEVQAHLQSQIERKEAENDELKVKIQTLENKIAEWKHQIGEYKGQKLALKETSEQKKIALEKAIRFQKQRAQRLEEAVKDVTSKIKEHEVKLHEILSASDVWKKQHDRIVEEKTMLEVQIEALENESFGSIVYYRELACLTSQIRGLMEDMERREEWRRNSEEEILGKLNSVNSENEKIYLENKKLKASLAMLEESTVSVEYELLHMQEKAKLQENLVEQHKNEVQKKQIAVEELKSRYKTVLNENKKITENKYLEADKVRHKMEAELKELEHVWDSLKAAEENQQKLLAWERIRAQKCKTLREQELQDNHSVTSMGNLCLEEEICNIQKKYEDLQRQLGQMEYQNKELAHQLTKEDESLRSSKLQLEEKIAEYNALTRQLESALEEGRKMVAEEWEKMSYKEQAFQTKLLLLEAEVRKRQEEKNQLLCLFHHNEKHYEVRLKELENSLQKSVIKNQIIQNYVQFLKDAYVTMFG, from the exons ATGTCATCATCATCAAAAGCATCCTTGTCTTTACCTGTACATGACTGTACTGCTCCTTCCTTGGACTTTGATCTTCAGGAAAAGTTTATTCTTCTTCTCATTGTTGAG GAAAAAGCTACAGAGAGTTGCACTGTATTACACAAG GGAAAAACACACGTGCCACctggagaaacaggaaaaatgtgttCACTGATTCAGCCAGATAAAAAGGATTGTCACAGAACTACAAAAGCCATCCAAGATGGGAAGTATTTTACTGATCTGAGCAAAGAATCTGACAGTCTAGAGCACCAAGTAAGAAAACAT TTAAACAGTAAAAACATTGACACTTGGATGCAGGAGCTAAGTGAAAGTGAAATTCAGAATACT aatctcaggaaaaaaatacttgaaaggGAGAAACAGATTAAAGAACTTTCATCCATGCTCCAGTATGAAAAA ATCAAGATACAGAAAGGGGATCACCTGTCAAGATCAGTAAAGGAAGTACAAGCTCACCTGCAGAGTCagattgaaagaaaagaagcagaaaatgatgaattaaaagtgaaaatacag actctagaaaataaaatagcagaatGGAAACATCAAATTGGTGAATACAAGGGCCAGAAGTTAGCCTTAAAGGAAACAAGTGAGCAAAAGAAGATAGCTCTGGAAAAAGCAATAAGGTTCCAGAAACAAAGAGCTCAACGCTTAGAAGAAGCTGTGAAAGATGTAACCtctaaaataaaagaacat GAAGTCAAACTGCATGAGATACTGTCAGCCTCTGATGTCTGGAAAAAACAGCATGATAGAATAGTTGAAGAAAAGACAATGTTAGAAGTTCAAATTGAAGCTCTTGAAAA tGAGAGTTTTGGAAGCATTGTGTATTATAGAGAACTTGCCTGTCTAACAAGTCAGATCAGAGGCCTGATGGAAGACATGGAAAGAAGGGAGGAGTGGAGAAGAAACTCAGAAGAGGAAATTCTTGGAAAGCTAAATTCTGTTAactctgaaaatgaaaagatttaccttgaaaacaaaaaattaaag GCTTCCCTTGCTATGTTGGAGGAAAGTACAGTGTCTGTTGAATATGAGTTGCTACATatgcaagaaaaagcaaagctgcaggaaaacctTGTAGAACAGCATAAAAATGAG GtacaaaaaaaacaaattgcAGTGGAAGAATTGAAATCCAGGTATAAAACAGtcttaaatgaaaacaaaaaaataacagaaaacaaatacttAGAAGCAGATAAG GTGAGGCACAAAATGGAGGCTGAGTTAAAGGAGTTAGAACATGTTTGGGACTCACTGAAAGCAGCTgaggaaaaccagcaaaagCTTCTGGCCTGGGAAAGGATCCgtgcacagaaatgcaaaaccctcagggagcaggagcttCAG GATAACCATAGTGTAACTTCTATGGGCAATCTTTGCTTAGAGGAAGAGATCTGTAACATTCAGAAGAAATACGAAGATCTTCAAAG GCAATTAGGACAGATGGAATATCAGAATAAAGAACTTGCTCACCAGCTCACAAAAGAAGATGAGAGTCTTCGGAGTAGTAAATTGCAGCTTGAAGAGAAAATTGCAGAATATAATGCATTAACCAGACAACTTGAATCTGCTTtggaagaagggagaaaaatg GTAGCtgaagaatgggaaaaaatgtcatACAAAGAACAAGCCTTTCAGACAAAACTGCTACTTCTTGAAGCTGAAGTGAGAAAgaggcaagaagaaaaaaaccaactccTCTGCTTATTTCACCAT
- the ODF2L gene encoding protein BCAP isoform X4, with amino-acid sequence MSSSSKASLSLPVHDCTAPSLDFDLQEKFILLLIVEEKATESCTVLHKGKTHVPPGETGKMCSLIQPDKKDCHRTTKAIQDGKYFTDLSKESDSLEHQVRKHLNSKNIDTWMQELSESEIQNTNLRKKILEREKQIKELSSMLQYEKIKIQKGDHLSRSVKEVQAHLQSQIERKEAENDELKVKIQTLENKIAEWKHQIGEYKGQKLALKETSEQKKIALEKAIRFQKQRAQRLEEAVKDVTSKIKEHEVKLHEILSASDVWKKQHDRIVEEKTMLEVQIEALENQIRGLMEDMERREEWRRNSEEEILGKLNSVNSENEKIYLENKKLKASLAMLEESTVSVEYELLHMQEKAKLQENLVEQHKNEVQKKQIAVEELKSRYKTVLNENKKITENKYLEADKVRHKMEAELKELEHVWDSLKAAEENQQKLLAWERIRAQKCKTLREQELQPENEFSWTLFFSDINFYGRDNHSVTSMGNLCLEEEICNIQKKYEDLQRQLGQMEYQNKELAHQLTKEDESLRSSKLQLEEKIAEYNALTRQLESALEEGRKMVAEEWEKMSYKEQAFQTKLLLLEAEVRKRQEEKNQLLCLFHHNEKHYEVRLKELENSLQKSVIKNQIIQNYVQFLKDAYVTMFG; translated from the exons ATGTCATCATCATCAAAAGCATCCTTGTCTTTACCTGTACATGACTGTACTGCTCCTTCCTTGGACTTTGATCTTCAGGAAAAGTTTATTCTTCTTCTCATTGTTGAG GAAAAAGCTACAGAGAGTTGCACTGTATTACACAAG GGAAAAACACACGTGCCACctggagaaacaggaaaaatgtgttCACTGATTCAGCCAGATAAAAAGGATTGTCACAGAACTACAAAAGCCATCCAAGATGGGAAGTATTTTACTGATCTGAGCAAAGAATCTGACAGTCTAGAGCACCAAGTAAGAAAACAT TTAAACAGTAAAAACATTGACACTTGGATGCAGGAGCTAAGTGAAAGTGAAATTCAGAATACT aatctcaggaaaaaaatacttgaaaggGAGAAACAGATTAAAGAACTTTCATCCATGCTCCAGTATGAAAAA ATCAAGATACAGAAAGGGGATCACCTGTCAAGATCAGTAAAGGAAGTACAAGCTCACCTGCAGAGTCagattgaaagaaaagaagcagaaaatgatgaattaaaagtgaaaatacag actctagaaaataaaatagcagaatGGAAACATCAAATTGGTGAATACAAGGGCCAGAAGTTAGCCTTAAAGGAAACAAGTGAGCAAAAGAAGATAGCTCTGGAAAAAGCAATAAGGTTCCAGAAACAAAGAGCTCAACGCTTAGAAGAAGCTGTGAAAGATGTAACCtctaaaataaaagaacat GAAGTCAAACTGCATGAGATACTGTCAGCCTCTGATGTCTGGAAAAAACAGCATGATAGAATAGTTGAAGAAAAGACAATGTTAGAAGTTCAAATTGAAGCTCTTGAAAA TCAGATCAGAGGCCTGATGGAAGACATGGAAAGAAGGGAGGAGTGGAGAAGAAACTCAGAAGAGGAAATTCTTGGAAAGCTAAATTCTGTTAactctgaaaatgaaaagatttaccttgaaaacaaaaaattaaag GCTTCCCTTGCTATGTTGGAGGAAAGTACAGTGTCTGTTGAATATGAGTTGCTACATatgcaagaaaaagcaaagctgcaggaaaacctTGTAGAACAGCATAAAAATGAG GtacaaaaaaaacaaattgcAGTGGAAGAATTGAAATCCAGGTATAAAACAGtcttaaatgaaaacaaaaaaataacagaaaacaaatacttAGAAGCAGATAAG GTGAGGCACAAAATGGAGGCTGAGTTAAAGGAGTTAGAACATGTTTGGGACTCACTGAAAGCAGCTgaggaaaaccagcaaaagCTTCTGGCCTGGGAAAGGATCCgtgcacagaaatgcaaaaccctcagggagcaggagcttCAG CctgaaaatgaattttcctggactctttttttctctgacatcAATTTCTATGGCAGg GATAACCATAGTGTAACTTCTATGGGCAATCTTTGCTTAGAGGAAGAGATCTGTAACATTCAGAAGAAATACGAAGATCTTCAAAG GCAATTAGGACAGATGGAATATCAGAATAAAGAACTTGCTCACCAGCTCACAAAAGAAGATGAGAGTCTTCGGAGTAGTAAATTGCAGCTTGAAGAGAAAATTGCAGAATATAATGCATTAACCAGACAACTTGAATCTGCTTtggaagaagggagaaaaatg GTAGCtgaagaatgggaaaaaatgtcatACAAAGAACAAGCCTTTCAGACAAAACTGCTACTTCTTGAAGCTGAAGTGAGAAAgaggcaagaagaaaaaaaccaactccTCTGCTTATTTCACCAT
- the ODF2L gene encoding protein BCAP isoform X1, with translation MSSSSKASLSLPVHDCTAPSLDFDLQEKFILLLIVEEKATESCTVLHKGKTHVPPGETGKMCSLIQPDKKDCHRTTKAIQDGKYFTDLSKESDSLEHQVRKHLNSKNIDTWMQELSESEIQNTNLRKKILEREKQIKELSSMLQYEKIKIQKGDHLSRSVKEVQAHLQSQIERKEAENDELKVKIQTLENKIAEWKHQIGEYKGQKLALKETSEQKKIALEKAIRFQKQRAQRLEEAVKDVTSKIKEHEVKLHEILSASDVWKKQHDRIVEEKTMLEVQIEALENESFGSIVYYRELACLTSQIRGLMEDMERREEWRRNSEEEILGKLNSVNSENEKIYLENKKLKASLAMLEESTVSVEYELLHMQEKAKLQENLVEQHKNEVQKKQIAVEELKSRYKTVLNENKKITENKYLEADKVRHKMEAELKELEHVWDSLKAAEENQQKLLAWERIRAQKCKTLREQELQPENEFSWTLFFSDINFYGRDNHSVTSMGNLCLEEEICNIQKKYEDLQRQLGQMEYQNKELAHQLTKEDESLRSSKLQLEEKIAEYNALTRQLESALEEGRKMVAEEWEKMSYKEQAFQTKLLLLEAEVRKRQEEKNQLLCLFHHNEKHYEVRLKELENSLQKSVIKNQIIQNYVQFLKDAYVTMFG, from the exons ATGTCATCATCATCAAAAGCATCCTTGTCTTTACCTGTACATGACTGTACTGCTCCTTCCTTGGACTTTGATCTTCAGGAAAAGTTTATTCTTCTTCTCATTGTTGAG GAAAAAGCTACAGAGAGTTGCACTGTATTACACAAG GGAAAAACACACGTGCCACctggagaaacaggaaaaatgtgttCACTGATTCAGCCAGATAAAAAGGATTGTCACAGAACTACAAAAGCCATCCAAGATGGGAAGTATTTTACTGATCTGAGCAAAGAATCTGACAGTCTAGAGCACCAAGTAAGAAAACAT TTAAACAGTAAAAACATTGACACTTGGATGCAGGAGCTAAGTGAAAGTGAAATTCAGAATACT aatctcaggaaaaaaatacttgaaaggGAGAAACAGATTAAAGAACTTTCATCCATGCTCCAGTATGAAAAA ATCAAGATACAGAAAGGGGATCACCTGTCAAGATCAGTAAAGGAAGTACAAGCTCACCTGCAGAGTCagattgaaagaaaagaagcagaaaatgatgaattaaaagtgaaaatacag actctagaaaataaaatagcagaatGGAAACATCAAATTGGTGAATACAAGGGCCAGAAGTTAGCCTTAAAGGAAACAAGTGAGCAAAAGAAGATAGCTCTGGAAAAAGCAATAAGGTTCCAGAAACAAAGAGCTCAACGCTTAGAAGAAGCTGTGAAAGATGTAACCtctaaaataaaagaacat GAAGTCAAACTGCATGAGATACTGTCAGCCTCTGATGTCTGGAAAAAACAGCATGATAGAATAGTTGAAGAAAAGACAATGTTAGAAGTTCAAATTGAAGCTCTTGAAAA tGAGAGTTTTGGAAGCATTGTGTATTATAGAGAACTTGCCTGTCTAACAAGTCAGATCAGAGGCCTGATGGAAGACATGGAAAGAAGGGAGGAGTGGAGAAGAAACTCAGAAGAGGAAATTCTTGGAAAGCTAAATTCTGTTAactctgaaaatgaaaagatttaccttgaaaacaaaaaattaaag GCTTCCCTTGCTATGTTGGAGGAAAGTACAGTGTCTGTTGAATATGAGTTGCTACATatgcaagaaaaagcaaagctgcaggaaaacctTGTAGAACAGCATAAAAATGAG GtacaaaaaaaacaaattgcAGTGGAAGAATTGAAATCCAGGTATAAAACAGtcttaaatgaaaacaaaaaaataacagaaaacaaatacttAGAAGCAGATAAG GTGAGGCACAAAATGGAGGCTGAGTTAAAGGAGTTAGAACATGTTTGGGACTCACTGAAAGCAGCTgaggaaaaccagcaaaagCTTCTGGCCTGGGAAAGGATCCgtgcacagaaatgcaaaaccctcagggagcaggagcttCAG CctgaaaatgaattttcctggactctttttttctctgacatcAATTTCTATGGCAGg GATAACCATAGTGTAACTTCTATGGGCAATCTTTGCTTAGAGGAAGAGATCTGTAACATTCAGAAGAAATACGAAGATCTTCAAAG GCAATTAGGACAGATGGAATATCAGAATAAAGAACTTGCTCACCAGCTCACAAAAGAAGATGAGAGTCTTCGGAGTAGTAAATTGCAGCTTGAAGAGAAAATTGCAGAATATAATGCATTAACCAGACAACTTGAATCTGCTTtggaagaagggagaaaaatg GTAGCtgaagaatgggaaaaaatgtcatACAAAGAACAAGCCTTTCAGACAAAACTGCTACTTCTTGAAGCTGAAGTGAGAAAgaggcaagaagaaaaaaaccaactccTCTGCTTATTTCACCAT
- the ODF2L gene encoding protein BCAP isoform X9 gives MSSSSKASLSLPVHDCTAPSLDFDLQEKFILLLIVEEKATESCTVLHKGKTHVPPGETGKMCSLIQPDKKDCHRTTKAIQDGKYFTDLSKESDSLEHQVRKHLNSKNIDTWMQELSESEIQNTNLRKKILEREKQIKELSSMLQYEKIKIQKGDHLSRSVKEVQAHLQSQIERKEAENDELKVKIQEVKLHEILSASDVWKKQHDRIVEEKTMLEVQIEALENESFGSIVYYRELACLTSQIRGLMEDMERREEWRRNSEEEILGKLNSVNSENEKIYLENKKLKASLAMLEESTVSVEYELLHMQEKAKLQENLVEQHKNEVQKKQIAVEELKSRYKTVLNENKKITENKYLEADKVRHKMEAELKELEHVWDSLKAAEENQQKLLAWERIRAQKCKTLREQELQPENEFSWTLFFSDINFYGRDNHSVTSMGNLCLEEEICNIQKKYEDLQRQLGQMEYQNKELAHQLTKEDESLRSSKLQLEEKIAEYNALTRQLESALEEGRKMVAEEWEKMSYKEQAFQTKLLLLEAEVRKRQEEKNQLLCLFHHNEKHYEVRLKELENSLQKSVIKNQIIQNYVQFLKDAYVTMFG, from the exons ATGTCATCATCATCAAAAGCATCCTTGTCTTTACCTGTACATGACTGTACTGCTCCTTCCTTGGACTTTGATCTTCAGGAAAAGTTTATTCTTCTTCTCATTGTTGAG GAAAAAGCTACAGAGAGTTGCACTGTATTACACAAG GGAAAAACACACGTGCCACctggagaaacaggaaaaatgtgttCACTGATTCAGCCAGATAAAAAGGATTGTCACAGAACTACAAAAGCCATCCAAGATGGGAAGTATTTTACTGATCTGAGCAAAGAATCTGACAGTCTAGAGCACCAAGTAAGAAAACAT TTAAACAGTAAAAACATTGACACTTGGATGCAGGAGCTAAGTGAAAGTGAAATTCAGAATACT aatctcaggaaaaaaatacttgaaaggGAGAAACAGATTAAAGAACTTTCATCCATGCTCCAGTATGAAAAA ATCAAGATACAGAAAGGGGATCACCTGTCAAGATCAGTAAAGGAAGTACAAGCTCACCTGCAGAGTCagattgaaagaaaagaagcagaaaatgatgaattaaaagtgaaaatacag GAAGTCAAACTGCATGAGATACTGTCAGCCTCTGATGTCTGGAAAAAACAGCATGATAGAATAGTTGAAGAAAAGACAATGTTAGAAGTTCAAATTGAAGCTCTTGAAAA tGAGAGTTTTGGAAGCATTGTGTATTATAGAGAACTTGCCTGTCTAACAAGTCAGATCAGAGGCCTGATGGAAGACATGGAAAGAAGGGAGGAGTGGAGAAGAAACTCAGAAGAGGAAATTCTTGGAAAGCTAAATTCTGTTAactctgaaaatgaaaagatttaccttgaaaacaaaaaattaaag GCTTCCCTTGCTATGTTGGAGGAAAGTACAGTGTCTGTTGAATATGAGTTGCTACATatgcaagaaaaagcaaagctgcaggaaaacctTGTAGAACAGCATAAAAATGAG GtacaaaaaaaacaaattgcAGTGGAAGAATTGAAATCCAGGTATAAAACAGtcttaaatgaaaacaaaaaaataacagaaaacaaatacttAGAAGCAGATAAG GTGAGGCACAAAATGGAGGCTGAGTTAAAGGAGTTAGAACATGTTTGGGACTCACTGAAAGCAGCTgaggaaaaccagcaaaagCTTCTGGCCTGGGAAAGGATCCgtgcacagaaatgcaaaaccctcagggagcaggagcttCAG CctgaaaatgaattttcctggactctttttttctctgacatcAATTTCTATGGCAGg GATAACCATAGTGTAACTTCTATGGGCAATCTTTGCTTAGAGGAAGAGATCTGTAACATTCAGAAGAAATACGAAGATCTTCAAAG GCAATTAGGACAGATGGAATATCAGAATAAAGAACTTGCTCACCAGCTCACAAAAGAAGATGAGAGTCTTCGGAGTAGTAAATTGCAGCTTGAAGAGAAAATTGCAGAATATAATGCATTAACCAGACAACTTGAATCTGCTTtggaagaagggagaaaaatg GTAGCtgaagaatgggaaaaaatgtcatACAAAGAACAAGCCTTTCAGACAAAACTGCTACTTCTTGAAGCTGAAGTGAGAAAgaggcaagaagaaaaaaaccaactccTCTGCTTATTTCACCAT
- the ODF2L gene encoding protein BCAP isoform X3, producing MSSSSKASLSLPVHDCTAPSLDFDLQEKFILLLIVEEKATESCTVLHKGKTHVPPGETGKMCSLIQPDKKDCHRTTKAIQDGKYFTDLSKESDSLEHQVRKHLNSKNIDTWMQELSESEIQNTNLRKKILEREKQIKELSSMLQYEKIKIQKGDHLSRSVKEVQAHLQSQIERKEAENDELKVKIQTLENKIAEWKHQIGEYKGQKLALKETSEQKKIALEKAIRFQKQRAQRLEEAVKDVTSKIKEHEVKLHEILSASDVWKKQHDRIVEEKTMLEVQIEALEKELACLTSQIRGLMEDMERREEWRRNSEEEILGKLNSVNSENEKIYLENKKLKASLAMLEESTVSVEYELLHMQEKAKLQENLVEQHKNEVQKKQIAVEELKSRYKTVLNENKKITENKYLEADKVRHKMEAELKELEHVWDSLKAAEENQQKLLAWERIRAQKCKTLREQELQPENEFSWTLFFSDINFYGRDNHSVTSMGNLCLEEEICNIQKKYEDLQRQLGQMEYQNKELAHQLTKEDESLRSSKLQLEEKIAEYNALTRQLESALEEGRKMVAEEWEKMSYKEQAFQTKLLLLEAEVRKRQEEKNQLLCLFHHNEKHYEVRLKELENSLQKSVIKNQIIQNYVQFLKDAYVTMFG from the exons ATGTCATCATCATCAAAAGCATCCTTGTCTTTACCTGTACATGACTGTACTGCTCCTTCCTTGGACTTTGATCTTCAGGAAAAGTTTATTCTTCTTCTCATTGTTGAG GAAAAAGCTACAGAGAGTTGCACTGTATTACACAAG GGAAAAACACACGTGCCACctggagaaacaggaaaaatgtgttCACTGATTCAGCCAGATAAAAAGGATTGTCACAGAACTACAAAAGCCATCCAAGATGGGAAGTATTTTACTGATCTGAGCAAAGAATCTGACAGTCTAGAGCACCAAGTAAGAAAACAT TTAAACAGTAAAAACATTGACACTTGGATGCAGGAGCTAAGTGAAAGTGAAATTCAGAATACT aatctcaggaaaaaaatacttgaaaggGAGAAACAGATTAAAGAACTTTCATCCATGCTCCAGTATGAAAAA ATCAAGATACAGAAAGGGGATCACCTGTCAAGATCAGTAAAGGAAGTACAAGCTCACCTGCAGAGTCagattgaaagaaaagaagcagaaaatgatgaattaaaagtgaaaatacag actctagaaaataaaatagcagaatGGAAACATCAAATTGGTGAATACAAGGGCCAGAAGTTAGCCTTAAAGGAAACAAGTGAGCAAAAGAAGATAGCTCTGGAAAAAGCAATAAGGTTCCAGAAACAAAGAGCTCAACGCTTAGAAGAAGCTGTGAAAGATGTAACCtctaaaataaaagaacat GAAGTCAAACTGCATGAGATACTGTCAGCCTCTGATGTCTGGAAAAAACAGCATGATAGAATAGTTGAAGAAAAGACAATGTTAGAAGTTCAAATTGAAGCTCTTGAAAA AGAACTTGCCTGTCTAACAAGTCAGATCAGAGGCCTGATGGAAGACATGGAAAGAAGGGAGGAGTGGAGAAGAAACTCAGAAGAGGAAATTCTTGGAAAGCTAAATTCTGTTAactctgaaaatgaaaagatttaccttgaaaacaaaaaattaaag GCTTCCCTTGCTATGTTGGAGGAAAGTACAGTGTCTGTTGAATATGAGTTGCTACATatgcaagaaaaagcaaagctgcaggaaaacctTGTAGAACAGCATAAAAATGAG GtacaaaaaaaacaaattgcAGTGGAAGAATTGAAATCCAGGTATAAAACAGtcttaaatgaaaacaaaaaaataacagaaaacaaatacttAGAAGCAGATAAG GTGAGGCACAAAATGGAGGCTGAGTTAAAGGAGTTAGAACATGTTTGGGACTCACTGAAAGCAGCTgaggaaaaccagcaaaagCTTCTGGCCTGGGAAAGGATCCgtgcacagaaatgcaaaaccctcagggagcaggagcttCAG CctgaaaatgaattttcctggactctttttttctctgacatcAATTTCTATGGCAGg GATAACCATAGTGTAACTTCTATGGGCAATCTTTGCTTAGAGGAAGAGATCTGTAACATTCAGAAGAAATACGAAGATCTTCAAAG GCAATTAGGACAGATGGAATATCAGAATAAAGAACTTGCTCACCAGCTCACAAAAGAAGATGAGAGTCTTCGGAGTAGTAAATTGCAGCTTGAAGAGAAAATTGCAGAATATAATGCATTAACCAGACAACTTGAATCTGCTTtggaagaagggagaaaaatg GTAGCtgaagaatgggaaaaaatgtcatACAAAGAACAAGCCTTTCAGACAAAACTGCTACTTCTTGAAGCTGAAGTGAGAAAgaggcaagaagaaaaaaaccaactccTCTGCTTATTTCACCAT